From Cellulomonas dongxiuzhuiae, the proteins below share one genomic window:
- a CDS encoding GyrI-like domain-containing protein, with translation MECTRTDLPAVTIAAVRSTVPMSRLTEFYDTAYAQVTAAAGREGWTLAGPAFGWYHRMPTDSVDLTAGFVVDGAALGTWEDVEVSEMPGGAALVLIHTGPYDALADAWERLEKERAELGVEGRGDFWEEYVTDPAPDGDPDLNITRLVLPLSVDA, from the coding sequence ATGGAGTGCACCCGGACCGACCTGCCCGCCGTCACGATCGCCGCCGTGCGGTCGACGGTGCCGATGTCACGGCTGACCGAGTTCTACGACACCGCCTACGCGCAGGTCACGGCGGCGGCCGGGCGCGAGGGGTGGACGCTCGCGGGTCCGGCCTTCGGCTGGTACCACCGGATGCCGACCGACTCGGTCGACCTCACGGCCGGCTTCGTCGTCGACGGTGCGGCCCTGGGGACGTGGGAGGACGTCGAGGTGAGCGAGATGCCCGGGGGCGCCGCGCTCGTGCTCATCCACACCGGCCCCTACGACGCCCTGGCCGACGCGTGGGAGCGGCTCGAGAAGGAGCGCGCCGAGCTCGGCGTCGAGGGTCGCGGCGACTTCTGGGAGGAGTACGTCACCGACCCGGCGCCGGACGGCGACCCCGACCTGAACATCACCCGGCTGGTGCTGCCGCTGAGCGTCGACGCCTGA
- the ggt gene encoding gamma-glutamyltransferase: MRTSTLARPLVVVAAALALSAGALPGSAAPPDTAPDVGDGAELDGRGGPGGPGGHPGPGGPHPGRPPAKVPVAVGSGGAVSTVDPDATRVGLDVLRRGGNAVDAAVAAAATLGVTEPYSAGIGGGGFLVVYDAASGTVQTVDGRETAPAAMGADAFVEDGVAIPFEEAVTSGLSVGVPGTPATWQAALDAWGTLSLRDALAGATRVAERGFVVDRTFAEQTAQNADRFADFPSTAALFLPRGAVPRVGSVLRNPDLARTYRLLARDGVDALYTGRLAQEIVDTAQTPPVAPGSVRVVRPGLLETADLAAYDVVHREPTHVGYRGLDVYGMAPPSSGGSTVGEALNILETVDLGALDETQSLHHYIEAASLAFADRNRWVGDPAFVDVPLDELLSDGFAAERACLIDPAAALPKPVAPGSPDGTYGDCPPGADPGDGSPEGTSTTHLTTADRWGNVVAYTLTIESTGGSGIVVPGRGFLLNNELTDFNFTDTQNGADPNLPGPGKRPRSSMAPTIVLQDGRPLLALGSPGGSTIITTVLQTLVNRVDLGMRLDEAVAAPRATPRNGTSIQAEPDFPRTGLEALGHVFADNPEIGAATAIELLDRGKLLSVAEPERRGGGSAGVVRPGR, encoded by the coding sequence ATGCGCACGTCCACGCTCGCCCGTCCGCTCGTCGTCGTCGCCGCGGCCCTCGCGCTCAGCGCCGGGGCGCTGCCGGGGAGCGCGGCGCCACCGGACACGGCGCCGGACGTCGGCGACGGTGCCGAGCTCGACGGACGCGGCGGGCCGGGTGGACCCGGCGGGCACCCCGGCCCCGGCGGGCCGCACCCCGGGCGCCCGCCCGCGAAGGTGCCGGTCGCGGTCGGGAGCGGAGGTGCCGTCTCGACCGTCGACCCGGACGCCACGCGCGTCGGCCTGGACGTGCTGCGCCGGGGCGGCAACGCGGTCGACGCGGCGGTGGCCGCGGCCGCGACGCTGGGGGTGACCGAGCCGTACTCGGCCGGCATCGGCGGCGGTGGCTTCCTCGTCGTGTACGACGCGGCGAGCGGGACCGTGCAGACGGTCGACGGCCGCGAGACCGCTCCGGCCGCGATGGGTGCCGACGCGTTCGTCGAGGACGGGGTTGCGATCCCGTTCGAGGAGGCGGTGACGTCGGGGCTGTCGGTCGGCGTGCCGGGGACGCCCGCGACGTGGCAGGCGGCCCTCGACGCGTGGGGGACGCTGAGCCTGCGGGACGCGTTGGCGGGGGCGACGCGCGTCGCCGAGCGCGGGTTCGTCGTCGACCGGACGTTCGCGGAGCAGACCGCGCAGAACGCCGACCGGTTCGCCGACTTCCCGTCGACGGCCGCGCTGTTCCTCCCCCGCGGCGCCGTGCCGCGCGTCGGGTCCGTGCTCCGCAACCCCGACCTGGCGCGCACCTACCGCCTGCTGGCCCGCGACGGGGTCGACGCCCTGTACACGGGGCGGCTGGCGCAGGAGATCGTCGACACCGCGCAGACGCCGCCGGTCGCGCCCGGCAGCGTGCGCGTGGTGCGCCCGGGGCTGCTCGAGACGGCCGACCTCGCCGCGTACGACGTCGTGCACCGCGAGCCCACGCACGTCGGTTACCGCGGGCTGGACGTGTACGGGATGGCGCCGCCGTCGTCCGGCGGGTCGACGGTCGGCGAGGCGCTGAACATCCTCGAGACCGTGGACCTGGGCGCGCTCGACGAGACGCAGTCGCTGCACCACTACATCGAGGCGGCGTCGCTCGCGTTCGCGGACCGCAACCGCTGGGTTGGGGACCCCGCGTTCGTCGACGTCCCGCTGGACGAGCTGCTGTCCGACGGCTTCGCCGCCGAGCGCGCGTGCCTGATCGACCCGGCGGCGGCGCTGCCCAAGCCGGTGGCACCCGGCTCCCCCGACGGGACGTACGGCGACTGCCCCCCGGGGGCCGACCCGGGCGACGGGTCACCCGAGGGCACGTCGACCACGCACCTGACCACGGCCGACCGCTGGGGCAACGTCGTGGCCTACACGCTGACCATCGAGTCGACGGGCGGCAGCGGGATCGTCGTCCCGGGCCGCGGGTTCCTGCTCAACAACGAGCTGACGGACTTCAACTTCACGGACACCCAGAACGGCGCCGACCCGAACCTGCCCGGTCCCGGCAAGCGTCCGCGCAGCTCGATGGCCCCGACGATCGTGCTGCAGGACGGACGGCCCCTGCTCGCGCTCGGGTCACCGGGCGGCTCGACGATCATCACGACGGTGCTGCAGACGCTGGTGAACCGGGTCGACCTCGGCATGCGCCTCGACGAGGCCGTCGCCGCGCCGCGTGCGACCCCCCGCAACGGGACGTCGATCCAGGCCGAGCCGGACTTCCCGCGCACGGGCCTCGAGGCGCTCGGGCACGTGTTCGCCGACAACCCGGAGATCGGGGCCGCCACCGCGATCGAGCTCCTCGACCGCGGGAAGCTGCTGTCGGTCGCCGAGCCGGAGCGCCGCGGCGGCGGCAGCGCGGGCGTGGTGCGGCCGGGTCGCTGA
- a CDS encoding NAD(P)/FAD-dependent oxidoreductase yields the protein MIAPRHRVVIVGGGNAGISLAAKLLRSGCPDVALVEPNEVHHYRPLLSYVAGGAATLDDLRRPQVDVVPADVHWYEDRVTAVDPQASVIRLAGGRSVGYGDLVLCPGSEVDWDAVPGLREAVATPHASTSYLPEHAPETWQMLSTLTSGRAVFVISDRHVPCSPVGLKPLFLAAGHWCATGVLDTITIDLLVEGARLAGTARADRELRAAADDYGVRVRTGTAVSRVEPGSRTLHLRTAHGTDTLPYDALYVAPPHRAPAWVAASGLASAGSDGFVDVDPQTLQHRAHPRVWALGDVATVDTSPSGGALRKQVPVVAHNIPAALVGGTLRHYDGYTVAPVTTSRHELLLAEHNRDEHEEPTVPFPDLVRPRRSLYLFDRYVEPQVYWHRLLRGKVS from the coding sequence ATGATCGCTCCGCGCCATCGCGTCGTCATCGTCGGGGGCGGCAACGCCGGCATCTCGCTGGCGGCCAAGCTGCTGCGCAGCGGGTGCCCCGACGTCGCGCTCGTCGAACCCAACGAGGTGCACCACTACCGGCCGCTGCTGTCGTACGTCGCGGGAGGCGCCGCGACCCTCGACGACCTGCGCCGCCCGCAGGTCGACGTCGTACCGGCGGACGTGCACTGGTACGAGGACCGGGTGACGGCGGTCGATCCGCAGGCGTCGGTTATCCGCCTCGCCGGCGGCCGTTCGGTGGGCTACGGCGACCTCGTGCTGTGCCCCGGCTCGGAGGTCGACTGGGATGCCGTGCCGGGCCTGCGCGAGGCCGTCGCGACGCCGCACGCGTCGACCAGCTACCTCCCCGAGCACGCGCCCGAGACGTGGCAGATGCTGTCGACCCTCACGTCGGGGCGTGCGGTCTTCGTCATCTCCGACCGGCACGTTCCCTGCTCGCCCGTCGGGCTCAAGCCCCTGTTCCTCGCCGCGGGCCACTGGTGCGCGACCGGGGTGCTCGACACGATCACGATCGACCTGCTGGTCGAGGGTGCGCGCCTGGCCGGCACCGCCCGCGCCGACCGTGAGCTGCGCGCCGCGGCCGACGACTACGGCGTACGCGTCCGCACCGGCACGGCCGTGTCGCGCGTCGAGCCGGGGTCGCGGACGCTGCACCTGCGCACCGCCCACGGGACGGACACGCTGCCCTACGACGCCCTGTACGTCGCGCCGCCGCACCGCGCGCCCGCGTGGGTGGCCGCGAGCGGGCTCGCGTCGGCCGGGTCCGACGGCTTCGTCGACGTCGACCCGCAGACCCTGCAGCACCGCGCGCACCCCCGGGTGTGGGCGCTGGGCGACGTCGCCACGGTCGACACGTCACCGTCCGGCGGTGCGCTGCGCAAGCAGGTCCCGGTGGTCGCGCACAACATCCCCGCGGCGCTCGTCGGCGGCACGCTGCGTCACTACGACGGCTACACGGTCGCCCCGGTGACGACGTCACGGCACGAGCTGCTGCTGGCCGAGCACAACCGCGACGAGCACGAGGAGCCGACCGTCCCCTTCCCCGACCTGGTCCGGCCGCGGCGCTCGCTCTACCTGTTCGACCGGTACGTGGAGCCGCAGGTGTACTGGCACCGGCTGCTGCGCGGCAAGGTGTCCTGA
- a CDS encoding oxygenase MpaB family protein, producing the protein MTLVDPVRRWRARSGEALFLRVAGPHGQRSRARIHGRPGARWFGPDAAVRVVHGDASMFVGGLRSLLLQSLHPAAMAGVASHSDFRDDPWGRLAGTSTFLATTVFGTADDAQAAVDAVRTIHARVRGVTPEGIAYAADDPDLLRWVHVAEIESFLVAHTRYGAHPLSPSRADEYVAQTARVGRALGAVDVPETVAGLRDAIEGYRPVLRATPAALDAAEFLLREPPVPWTLRPGYAALAAAAVESLPGWAARALGLPRPGRVRVAAARAAGHGATRTVRWLLAGQPEG; encoded by the coding sequence GTGACGCTCGTCGACCCCGTCCGACGCTGGCGCGCCCGCTCCGGCGAGGCGCTCTTCCTGCGTGTCGCCGGCCCTCACGGGCAGCGCAGCCGCGCGCGCATCCACGGCCGTCCCGGCGCCCGGTGGTTCGGCCCCGACGCCGCGGTACGGGTCGTCCACGGCGACGCGTCCATGTTCGTCGGCGGGCTGCGCTCGCTGCTCCTGCAGTCGCTGCACCCCGCCGCGATGGCGGGCGTCGCGAGCCACTCGGACTTCCGCGACGACCCGTGGGGCCGCCTCGCCGGCACGAGCACCTTCCTGGCCACCACCGTGTTCGGGACAGCCGACGACGCCCAGGCCGCGGTCGACGCGGTGCGCACGATCCACGCGCGCGTGCGCGGCGTGACGCCCGAGGGCATCGCGTACGCGGCCGACGACCCGGACCTGCTGCGCTGGGTCCACGTCGCGGAGATCGAGAGCTTCCTCGTCGCGCACACGCGGTACGGCGCCCACCCGCTGAGCCCCTCGCGGGCCGACGAGTACGTGGCGCAGACCGCACGCGTCGGGCGCGCGCTGGGCGCCGTGGACGTCCCGGAGACGGTCGCCGGGCTCCGGGACGCGATCGAGGGCTACCGGCCCGTGCTGCGCGCGACGCCCGCCGCGCTCGACGCGGCCGAGTTCCTGCTGCGCGAGCCGCCCGTGCCGTGGACGCTGCGGCCGGGGTACGCGGCGCTCGCCGCCGCCGCCGTGGAGTCCCTGCCGGGCTGGGCGGCCCGCGCGCTGGGGCTCCCTCGCCCGGGCCGGGTCCGGGTCGCGGCCGCGCGCGCCGCCGGGCACGGTGCGACGCGCACGGTGCGGTGGCTGCTCGCGGGTCAGCCCGAGGGCTGA
- a CDS encoding DUF3592 domain-containing protein → MSTSSALVLACVGSLVLAVVLAVLGFRALAAARGVRRVQVPARLLSESPSPGGEFVDVEYPAPDGRTLRARMHVFRVHAPGQPYVFDGTVWVDPARPTDVTPRRQGRTAGAVTTLVLAGVALVAALGTGIGAAVVRFADSLPS, encoded by the coding sequence GTGTCCACGTCCTCGGCCCTCGTCCTCGCCTGCGTCGGGAGCCTCGTGCTCGCCGTCGTCCTGGCCGTCCTGGGGTTCCGCGCCCTCGCCGCGGCGCGGGGCGTGCGCCGCGTGCAGGTGCCCGCGCGGCTGCTGTCGGAGTCGCCGAGCCCTGGCGGCGAGTTCGTCGACGTCGAGTACCCCGCGCCGGACGGCCGGACGCTGCGCGCCCGGATGCACGTCTTCCGCGTCCACGCGCCCGGGCAGCCGTACGTCTTCGACGGGACCGTGTGGGTCGACCCGGCGCGACCGACCGACGTCACGCCACGGCGGCAGGGGCGCACGGCGGGTGCGGTGACGACGCTCGTGCTCGCGGGCGTCGCGCTGGTCGCGGCCCTCGGCACCGGCATCGGTGCGGCGGTCGTGCGGTTCGCGGACTCGCTGCCGTCCTGA
- a CDS encoding glycerophosphodiester phosphodiesterase: MEPHVTRVVAHRGSSWVAPQNTLAAFESAARAGADAIELDVQLTADGHVVVIHDDTLDATTSGSGRLDGTTLAEVRALDAGSWFSPAYAGQRVPVLEEVVDLLLRHPSVDLLCEVKGEWTPEEAARVTRPLRDAGLASRVVVQSFSPRTVAALREADPGLRRGLLLEDVGGDVLDVCAALDVRMANPHGRAVLRDPGLVARLHDAGLQVAVWTLNDVAHWSAAVELGVDEIITDRPDRLAGWLAARG; the protein is encoded by the coding sequence GTGGAGCCGCACGTGACCAGGGTCGTCGCGCACCGGGGGAGCTCCTGGGTCGCGCCGCAGAACACCCTCGCGGCGTTCGAGTCCGCCGCCCGCGCGGGCGCCGACGCGATCGAGCTCGACGTGCAGCTGACCGCCGACGGGCACGTCGTGGTGATCCACGACGACACGCTCGACGCGACGACGTCCGGGTCCGGCCGGCTCGACGGCACGACGCTCGCCGAGGTGCGGGCGCTCGACGCCGGCTCGTGGTTCTCGCCGGCCTACGCCGGGCAGCGTGTACCGGTGCTCGAGGAGGTCGTCGACCTGCTGCTGCGGCACCCGTCCGTCGACCTGCTCTGCGAGGTCAAGGGCGAGTGGACGCCCGAGGAGGCAGCGCGCGTCACGCGCCCGCTGCGGGACGCGGGCCTGGCGTCGCGCGTCGTGGTGCAGAGCTTCTCCCCGCGCACGGTCGCGGCGCTGCGCGAGGCGGACCCGGGCCTGCGGCGCGGCCTGCTGCTGGAGGACGTGGGCGGCGACGTGCTCGACGTGTGCGCCGCCCTCGACGTCCGTATGGCCAACCCCCACGGCCGGGCGGTCCTGCGGGATCCCGGGCTGGTGGCGCGGCTGCACGACGCGGGGCTGCAGGTGGCGGTGTGGACCCTGAACGACGTGGCGCACTGGTCCGCGGCCGTCGAGCTGGGCGTCGACGAGATCATCACCGACCGCCCGGACCGCCTGGCCGGCTGGCTGGCCGCGCGCGGGTGA
- a CDS encoding DUF7660 family protein — translation MPDGALTGRDLVLSALDELLRELPAAEGWENPDLDRYLEAFAALLGSIENAYAYARRPVPQDPWQLVAEVTRGARWYE, via the coding sequence ATGCCTGATGGTGCGCTGACCGGCCGTGACCTCGTCCTGAGCGCGCTCGACGAGCTGCTGCGCGAGCTGCCCGCCGCCGAGGGCTGGGAGAACCCGGACCTGGACCGGTACCTGGAGGCGTTCGCGGCGCTCCTCGGGTCGATCGAGAACGCGTACGCGTACGCGAGACGCCCTGTGCCGCAGGACCCCTGGCAGCTCGTCGCCGAGGTGACGCGAGGTGCGCGGTGGTACGAGTGA
- a CDS encoding helix-turn-helix transcriptional regulator — protein sequence MTTRDTSPTSRALLALSELHARPGLTAADLAAHLGVSERAARRYVALLREAGIPVTSVRGPYGGYRVGRGVRLPPLVFGADEALGLVMAVLDGHHDVRDRTDPVASALDKLLRALPQPVAAQAAVVRRSTAAAPDRAAARPDPAVTAALVQACADRRPVRVRYRSESGREWDADVDAWSVVVRHGRWYLVCRRHDGDAVRTYRVDRVLTVQSLPGTAAPAPEADPVALLEEHLAQGWEYDVDVLVEAEHADVVRRLPAGLGRVEPVGPTTTRLVATTSNPAWYAQQLVAVPVPFRVVGGPELRACVREVGARLAAAVADGVGSTPPVPAAAGGRDVTRPAGAIDAGAAPEGSTRVPRGAGGARAHRVRPTSAPDRVRAEDVVTADGVLRRSFSSPATP from the coding sequence ATGACGACCCGCGACACCAGCCCCACGTCCCGCGCCCTGCTGGCGCTCTCCGAGCTGCACGCCCGGCCGGGCCTCACCGCGGCGGACCTGGCCGCCCACCTGGGGGTGTCCGAGCGGGCGGCGCGCCGGTACGTCGCGCTCCTGCGGGAGGCCGGGATCCCCGTGACGTCGGTGCGCGGCCCCTACGGCGGGTACCGGGTGGGGCGCGGCGTGCGGCTGCCGCCGCTGGTGTTCGGCGCCGACGAGGCGCTCGGCCTCGTCATGGCGGTGCTGGACGGGCACCACGACGTGCGCGACCGGACCGACCCCGTGGCGTCCGCTCTCGACAAGCTGCTGCGCGCCCTCCCGCAGCCCGTCGCCGCGCAGGCTGCCGTGGTGCGCCGGTCCACGGCGGCCGCACCCGACCGTGCGGCCGCCCGTCCCGACCCCGCCGTCACCGCGGCGCTCGTGCAGGCGTGCGCGGACCGCCGGCCCGTGCGCGTGCGGTACCGCTCGGAGTCCGGGCGCGAGTGGGACGCCGACGTCGACGCGTGGTCGGTCGTCGTGCGGCACGGGCGCTGGTACCTCGTGTGCCGGCGCCACGACGGCGACGCCGTGCGCACCTACCGGGTCGACCGGGTGCTCACGGTGCAGTCGCTGCCGGGGACGGCCGCACCGGCCCCGGAGGCCGACCCCGTCGCACTGCTCGAGGAGCACCTGGCGCAGGGGTGGGAGTACGACGTCGACGTCCTGGTCGAGGCCGAGCACGCGGACGTCGTGCGCCGGCTGCCCGCCGGACTGGGGCGCGTCGAGCCCGTCGGCCCGACGACGACCCGGCTGGTCGCCACGACGAGCAACCCCGCCTGGTACGCGCAGCAGCTGGTCGCCGTCCCCGTGCCGTTCCGGGTCGTGGGCGGTCCGGAGCTGCGGGCGTGCGTGCGCGAGGTCGGCGCACGGCTCGCGGCGGCGGTGGCCGACGGCGTCGGGTCGACGCCGCCTGTCCCGGCCGCTGCCGGCGGGCGCGACGTCACCCGACCGGCTGGAGCCATCGACGCGGGCGCCGCCCCTGAGGGTTCGACGCGGGTCCCGCGGGGTGCAGGTGGTGCGCGTGCCCACCGCGTGCGCCCGACCTCCGCACCGGACCGGGTCCGGGCAGAGGACGTCGTCACCGCCGACGGCGTGCTGCGGCGCTCCTTCTCGAGCCCCGCGACGCCCTGA
- a CDS encoding VOC family protein → MAHGDITHIDIPVGDVQAASQFYGTLFGWQIAEIPGFESYPMWSAPNGISGGGLAPRSEGFTAPRSYVEVDSIDAVLARVAELGGEVRAPRTPIDDTSWWASFVDPDGNEIGLVEGTTGGGAA, encoded by the coding sequence ATGGCGCACGGCGACATCACGCACATCGACATCCCGGTCGGCGACGTCCAGGCGGCGTCGCAGTTCTACGGGACGCTGTTCGGCTGGCAGATCGCCGAGATCCCCGGTTTCGAGAGCTACCCGATGTGGTCGGCCCCGAACGGGATCAGCGGCGGCGGCCTGGCCCCGCGCAGCGAGGGGTTCACCGCACCGCGCAGCTACGTCGAGGTGGACTCGATCGACGCGGTGCTGGCGCGGGTCGCGGAGCTCGGCGGTGAGGTCCGGGCACCGAGGACGCCGATCGACGACACCAGCTGGTGGGCCTCGTTCGTCGACCCCGACGGCAACGAGATCGGGCTGGTCGAGGGGACGACCGGCGGCGGGGCGGCCTGA
- a CDS encoding barstar family protein, with amino-acid sequence MSAFEQGDELRQDVAFRLLTNTSVTLFWRRRVLDETLERLVERGYEVTIVDASTWSSESDLHEGVASALGLPDHYGRNLDALDDCMRDVVAHEYGWDPDATGLVLVFTGYDRFAAACPRSAQAVLDIMARQSRAAALVGGRFMCLVQSDDPQIGFQDVGATPVLWNDAEWAESRRRPG; translated from the coding sequence GTGAGCGCCTTCGAACAGGGCGACGAGCTCCGTCAGGACGTCGCGTTCCGGCTGTTGACGAACACGTCGGTGACGCTGTTCTGGCGACGCCGGGTCCTCGACGAGACGCTCGAGCGGCTGGTGGAGCGCGGCTACGAGGTCACCATCGTGGACGCCTCCACGTGGTCGAGCGAGAGCGACCTGCACGAGGGGGTCGCGTCGGCGCTGGGCCTGCCCGATCACTACGGCCGCAACCTGGACGCGCTGGACGACTGCATGCGCGACGTCGTCGCGCACGAGTACGGCTGGGACCCGGATGCGACGGGCCTCGTGCTGGTGTTCACGGGGTACGACAGGTTCGCCGCCGCGTGCCCGCGCTCCGCGCAGGCTGTTCTGGACATCATGGCGAGGCAGTCCCGGGCGGCGGCCCTCGTCGGTGGGCGGTTCATGTGTCTCGTGCAGAGCGACGACCCGCAGATCGGCTTCCAGGACGTCGGTGCCACGCCCGTGCTGTGGAACGACGCCGAGTGGGCGGAGTCGCGCAGACGCCCGGGGTGA
- a CDS encoding mycothiol transferase — protein sequence MTDTTPQGIPQLDTTIDEPGLDAGEVELALFMLERTRATFAWKVGGLDAEALHRAFPPSEMTLAGLVKHMTFVEDDFVARRLGAGGYGKPWHHTTPDDWPGYDWRSAADDSPADLYRWWQEAVERARTAWTRVTADGGLDEPADIEWDEGGHPNRRRMLVDLNAEYARHLGHADLFREAIDGLVGEDPPQG from the coding sequence ATGACCGACACCACCCCCCAGGGGATCCCACAGCTGGACACGACCATCGACGAGCCCGGGCTCGACGCGGGCGAGGTCGAGCTCGCGCTCTTCATGCTCGAGCGCACGCGCGCCACCTTCGCCTGGAAGGTCGGCGGGCTCGACGCCGAGGCGCTGCACCGCGCCTTCCCGCCGTCGGAGATGACTCTCGCCGGCCTCGTCAAGCACATGACGTTCGTCGAGGACGACTTCGTCGCCCGCAGGCTGGGCGCCGGCGGCTACGGCAAGCCGTGGCACCACACGACCCCCGACGACTGGCCCGGCTACGACTGGCGATCGGCCGCCGACGACTCCCCCGCCGACCTGTACCGCTGGTGGCAGGAGGCGGTCGAGCGGGCGCGCACGGCGTGGACGCGCGTCACCGCCGACGGCGGCCTCGACGAGCCCGCGGACATCGAGTGGGACGAGGGCGGCCACCCCAACCGGCGCCGCATGCTGGTGGACCTCAACGCGGAGTACGCGCGCCACCTCGGGCACGCGGACCTGTTCCGCGAGGCGATCGACGGACTCGTCGGGGAGGACCCGCCGCAGGGTTGA
- a CDS encoding glucuronyl esterase domain-containing protein has translation MRTTGRSKSRPALVVMTSLALAAAVVVADVPHAPPAQAAPFVEAVENAGADCTFPSLPATASSSRLPDPFRRADGTRITTKADWRCQRELTRRLMERYVYGEKPGKPASVTGSVTSSRITVNVSQNGRSTSFSANVSLPSGNGPHPAVVVYGGFGGDTATIRSSGAAVISFDPYVVGKEGTGRANKQGAFYDIYGSNSQTGLLMAWAWGVSRIIDVIEASGGSILRADATGVTGCSRFGKGAIVAGAFDQRIALTMPIESGTAGVPIFRGIPGEGAQSLSSAYGEQPWFGDAFGSSTGNPNNLPVDTHQLLGLVAPRGLFIMDNPHIANLGPRSASVAALGGAEIYKALGAGSNITYWSDVADGSHCANRPEWRTPLQQNIQTFLLGTGTPNGQMRISSRAAGNLSQWIDWTTPTLTDGPRPTQTPTPTVTPTPTVTPTPTPSVTPTPSVTPTPTPSVTPTPSVTPTPTTGPTTAPGGCSAVVSLNQWNGGFVATVRITAGSSALNGWTTTVALPAGAGVSNSWSSVGSGSSGTVRFTNAPWNGSVGAGQSTEFGFQGTGNGQGLTATCA, from the coding sequence GTGAGAACCACGGGCCGCTCGAAGTCCCGCCCCGCACTGGTCGTCATGACGTCGTTGGCGCTCGCCGCCGCCGTCGTCGTGGCCGACGTGCCCCACGCCCCACCCGCGCAGGCGGCACCGTTCGTCGAGGCCGTCGAGAACGCCGGTGCCGACTGCACGTTCCCGTCCCTGCCTGCCACGGCGTCGAGCTCGCGGCTGCCCGACCCGTTCCGGCGGGCCGACGGCACGCGCATCACCACCAAGGCGGACTGGCGCTGCCAGCGTGAGCTGACCAGGCGCCTGATGGAGCGGTACGTCTACGGCGAGAAGCCGGGCAAGCCGGCGTCCGTGACCGGGAGCGTCACCAGCTCCCGGATCACGGTCAACGTCTCCCAGAACGGCCGCTCGACCAGCTTCTCGGCGAACGTGTCGCTGCCCAGCGGCAACGGGCCCCACCCGGCGGTCGTGGTCTACGGCGGGTTCGGCGGCGACACCGCCACGATCCGCAGCTCGGGTGCCGCGGTGATCAGCTTCGACCCCTACGTCGTGGGCAAGGAGGGCACCGGGCGGGCCAACAAGCAGGGCGCGTTCTACGACATCTACGGCTCGAACAGCCAGACCGGCCTGCTCATGGCCTGGGCGTGGGGCGTCAGCCGCATCATCGACGTCATCGAGGCCTCCGGCGGCTCGATCCTCAGGGCCGACGCCACCGGCGTGACCGGGTGCTCACGCTTCGGCAAGGGCGCCATCGTCGCCGGCGCGTTCGACCAGCGCATCGCCCTGACCATGCCCATCGAGTCCGGCACCGCGGGCGTGCCGATCTTCCGCGGCATCCCCGGCGAGGGCGCACAGTCCCTGAGCAGCGCCTACGGCGAGCAGCCCTGGTTCGGCGACGCGTTCGGGTCCTCCACCGGCAACCCGAACAACCTGCCCGTGGACACCCACCAACTCCTCGGGCTGGTCGCACCGCGCGGCCTGTTCATCATGGACAACCCGCACATCGCCAACCTCGGCCCGCGCTCGGCGAGCGTCGCCGCGCTCGGCGGCGCCGAGATCTACAAGGCCCTGGGCGCCGGCAGCAACATCACGTACTGGTCCGACGTCGCCGACGGCAGCCACTGCGCCAACCGCCCCGAGTGGCGCACCCCGCTGCAGCAGAACATCCAGACCTTCCTGCTCGGCACCGGCACCCCGAACGGCCAGATGCGCATCTCCAGCCGCGCCGCAGGCAACCTGTCGCAGTGGATCGACTGGACGACGCCGACGCTCACGGACGGCCCCCGGCCGACCCAGACGCCGACGCCGACCGTCACGCCCACGCCGACGGTCACGCCGACCCCGACGCCATCGGTCACGCCCACGCCGTCGGTCACGCCCACGCCGACGCCATCGGTCACGCCCACGCCATCGGTCACGCCCACGCCGACGACGGGCCCCACGACGGCACCCGGTGGCTGCTCCGCCGTCGTGTCGCTGAACCAGTGGAACGGCGGGTTCGTCGCGACCGTGAGGATCACCGCAGGCTCGTCGGCGCTCAACGGCTGGACGACCACGGTCGCGCTGCCCGCCGGCGCGGGCGTCAGCAACTCCTGGAGCTCGGTCGGCAGCGGGTCGAGCGGCACGGTCCGGTTCACCAACGCACCGTGGAACGGGTCGGTGGGAGCGGGCCAGTCCACCGAGTTCGGCTTCCAGGGCACGGGCAACGGCCAGGGCCTCACGGCCACCTGCGCGTGA